CCGAATGGATTCCATTGGACACAAGAGGGCAGCCTCTGGCGATGTGCTGGCGCAGCGCATGTGTCTGCCGGCATCTTGCCCGATGGCTCTAGCGACACTATCTCGCTATTTGAAGCGGCTGCTTTTGCAGCGGTCCGCGACACGCAAGTGTCTTGGGAGTGGCAACCTGATTCACGCACCGTGCGCGCTACCTACGCATTTACAGTTGAGCAACTCGATGGCGGCAGTGCCGACCCACTCTGCTGCCTCTATCGCCACCAATGGATTTATGCAGATGCGCCGTTTACTGGCCATACCTACCCGTCTGCACGAGGACTACTGAAACTTGCGTCGACCGCAAGTTTTGAAGTTGATTTCCCCGTTCCCGCAGCGCTCCCACAACTTCCGGCCGTTGACACAATCGATTTATTCACCGCGACTAACTTAATCGCCGAAGGCGTCTCGAATGGTGCGGCCAGCTATACATCGGATACGTATTGGGGTGGCAAATCCCTTGGCCGCACTGCCCAACTCGCAATGATGGCGAATGCAACTGGCGACACCAATAGCCGCAACCAACTTGTTGCTGATTTGAAGTCTGGACTCGAAGAGTGGTTCACGGTCGACGCATCATCCGATGACGGCGGCAATGCATCAGATCTATTACAAGCCGAAAACGCGGCTTCAATGCAGGGTGTCGTAGTTGAATCGGTTGATGGCGCTGACGGCGATGCCGTAACTGGATTCAGTGATGGTGACTGGATTCGCCTTGCTGCTATCGAGTTTCCGAACGAACTTCCCAACCGCGTCGTACTGCGCCGCGCATCAGGCACGACAGGAAGCACGATGTTGCGTCTTCGTCTGGACAGCCCCTCCGGACTAAAAATCGCCGAAGCAGCCGTTGGCAGCACTGGTGGCTGGAGCAACTGGGACGACCTCGCCATGGGTATGACGATCTCAGACCCCAGTTTGCTGAGCGGCACACATGATGTCTATGTCGTATGCGAAGGTGGTGGTGGCGCGGAAATGTTCTCGGTTGACCGATTGACGTTTGAAATTCCAGGCAGTGGTGGTTCCTCAAATGCGGCATTTGCATATCACGATACGTGGGGCACACTCATTGGCTATCCGGCGAGTTATGGCGCCGACAGCGAACTCAATGATCACCACTTTCACTATGGCTACTTTCTGTGGGCAGCAGCCGTAGTGGCACGCTTTGATCCTGCATGGGCAGACGATGAAGCTTGGGGTGGCATGGTTGACCTACTGGTCAGTGATGCTGCGAACTGGGATCGAAGTGATACACGCTATTGCTTTCTCCGCAACTTTGAACCATATGTCGGCTATTCCTACGCCGCCGGTCACGCTGGCTTCGCAGCAGGCAACAACCAAGAGTCGTCCTCAGAGTCGATGAACTTTGCAGCCGGATGTTTAATGTGGGGCGAGACAACCGGACGCAATGATATTCGCGACCTCGGCTTGTTCTTGCTCGCCGTCGAATCGGCATCGATCGAACAGTACTGGTTTGATGTTGATGAACAAGTATTCCCAGCCGAGATGCCACGAGATCTTGCTGGAATTGTCTGGGACGCTGGCGCCACGTACGCAACGTGGTGGA
This is a stretch of genomic DNA from Phycisphaerales bacterium. It encodes these proteins:
- a CDS encoding glycosyl hydrolase; its protein translation is MQISDVMSKCAAGVAIMVISHTQAGPTQSIGFGSFHADGSVSYSGPTDTDGNPVTPRVTSDFAGAPPTNTWWSSLIWERHPGNSYGQPFHPHPLSMQAASEGLYLGHSTTPGSWDRGYEYSFSGSSAAITIGVDGLSSPEVQVAGNSDWTVVAAWNDGTRSLRATIGRGMPIVLAECQGGDPIIHAENTTVHFQSERTVVLEKNGQHWAAFAPNGFHWTQEGSLWRCAGAAHVSAGILPDGSSDTISLFEAAAFAAVRDTQVSWEWQPDSRTVRATYAFTVEQLDGGSADPLCCLYRHQWIYADAPFTGHTYPSARGLLKLASTASFEVDFPVPAALPQLPAVDTIDLFTATNLIAEGVSNGAASYTSDTYWGGKSLGRTAQLAMMANATGDTNSRNQLVADLKSGLEEWFTVDASSDDGGNASDLLQAENAASMQGVVVESVDGADGDAVTGFSDGDWIRLAAIEFPNELPNRVVLRRASGTTGSTMLRLRLDSPSGLKIAEAAVGSTGGWSNWDDLAMGMTISDPSLLSGTHDVYVVCEGGGGAEMFSVDRLTFEIPGSGGSSNAAFAYHDTWGTLIGYPASYGADSELNDHHFHYGYFLWAAAVVARFDPAWADDEAWGGMVDLLVSDAANWDRSDTRYCFLRNFEPYVGYSYAAGHAGFAAGNNQESSSESMNFAAGCLMWGETTGRNDIRDLGLFLLAVESASIEQYWFDVDEQVFPAEMPRDLAGIVWDAGATYATWWTANVEEIHGINMLPITGGSLYLGTRVDAVERLWSYFLAENGGAPTVWQDILWSYQALFDPQSALSSLEAWAYTPEGGDSKARAYWWISALAGLGQVDASVSGNSPLSAVFFNGTTRTYVAHNMSQADSETVFTDGFRMCVASGQTLATTNDGNMTICPPGGDFDGSGDINVSDLLILLQTWGTCQDVNCPTDMTGDGVVDVSDLQAFLAAW